The nucleotide sequence ACAGTCGTGGAACGCCAGCCTGCTGCTGCCCGCCGGCCACCGCGGCCCTGCTTTCCTCGTGCTGGATAATTTCCGCACCATCTTGCGCTACAACAACTCCTCGTCTTATGGGCTGGCCATCGGCCTGCTCTCCGAGCGCTTTGACGGCGCTGGCCAAGTGCGCGGCAGCTGGCCTCTGGGTGAGCAGCCACTGAGCCGCTCCGAGCGGCTGGAGTTGCAAGAGCGTCTGGCTGCGAGAGGCTTCGATCCCGGCACCCCGGACGGCATCATCGGTGCCAATACCCGCAGCGCCATCCGCAGCTTCCAGCAGCAGCTGGGCTGGCCCGCCGACGGCCACCCTACCCAGCAATTGCTTGGGCAACTACGCGCTCGGCCCTAAGCGCACCGGGCACGGCAGCGCAAAACGAAAAAACCGGCAATATGCCGGTTTTTTCATTTTTAGCGACGACCTACAAGAGCATTTCAGCGTTTGATAAGCAGCTCGTAGATGTAGTCAGGCAGTGGATCGATAACGACCTGCTGCCCCTTGTACTGAGCTTGTACGGCGTTGCGGCGGACAACCCCATGCGGTACACGCTGATCGCTACCCAGACGCTGACGCGCCCGGTAGTCAATTACGCAGTCTTGCGCTTCCACCCAAAAATGGGGCGAAGCCACCTTACCGTCCAGCTCTACCTGCCCCATCATCACGCGGTATGGGATTCGTTTCTGGGCCAGACGCGTCACGACCAAACGGCTCGTCGCGTCGCATTCGCCTTGAGTGGCATCCAGATCATCGAGCAGGTTTTGTAACTGGGGATCATTCATTTGTCAGTGGCCCTCTGCTGGCCAAGTTGGTATCGACAGGCGCCACTATAGACCAAAGTCGTATGCGGCAAAATAGCGCAATATTCTTGCCATTTATTTTCATCCGGACCTTTTTTTAATCCGCTTTCCGCCAGACACAAAAAAGCCGCGCTGACTGGGTGTCATACGCGGCTTCTGAAGGCTCAGCTGCTTTTATCAGCTGATCTTATTGCCATGCGCCTGTTGATCCGCATGGTAGGACGAACGAACCAGCGGGCCGGAAGCAATGTTCTTGAAGCCCATTTTCTCCCCTTCTTCGGCAAACCAGGCAAAGGTGTCCGGATGCACAAAGCGCTGTACGGGCAGATGGTTGCGTGAAGGCTGCAGGTACTGGCCGAGGGTGAGCATATCGATATCGTGCTCGCGCATCCGCTGCATGACCTCGATGACTTCCTCATCGGTTTCGCCCAGACCCAGCATCAGCCCGGACTTGGTCGGCACGCCTGGGACGCGCTGCTTGAACTTCTCCAGCAGATCCAGCGACCACTCGAAATCCGAACCGGGGCGGGAGGAGCGATACAGCCGCGGTACGGTTTCCAGGTTGTGATTGAACACATCCGGCGGCTCGGTGGCCGTGATATCCAGTGCGATATCCATGCGTCCGCGATAATCCGGCACCAGGGTTTCCAGCTGGATTCCCGGCGACAACTTGCGGATCTCCCTGAGGCAGTCAGCGAAGTGCTGAGCGCCGCCGTCACGCAGGTCGTCACGGTCTACCGAGGTGATCACCACATACTTCAGGCGCATATCGGCGATGGCCTTGGCCAGGTTCATCGGCTCATCGGCGTCCAGCGGATTTGGCCGCCCGTGGCCCACATCGCAGAAGGGGCAGCGACGGGTGCAGATGTCGCCCATGATCATGAAGGTCGCGGTGCCGCTGGAGAAACACTCGCCCAGGTTCGGGCAGGAGGCTTCCTCACATACGCTGTGCAGCTTGTGCTTGCGCAGGGTCTGCTTGATCTGCTCAACCTCGGGCGAGACGGGAATACGCACGCGAATCCAGTCGGGCTTTTTCGGCATCACGTCGGTGGGGATGATCTTCACCGGAATCCGCGCAACCTTGTCCGCACCGCGCAGCTTGACCCCGGCTTCCACTTTTGCCGGCTTGGCTTGCGTTTCAACTGTACTCATATGCTTTCGATTCCGCCCGTGAGGGTCTTCTGTTCAGCGTAGCCAAGGAGTCCAACGAGTTGCGCAAGCAACCGGTCCTGTACTTCAGCGAAGTCCAACGGCCCGATCAAGTCGCGCAACTGGGTCATTTGCAGCCCTGCATAACCGCAGGGGTTGATGCGTCGAAAGGGTTCCAGATCCATGTCCACATTCAGTGCCAGGCCATGGAACGATCGGCCATTGCGAATACGCAGGCCCAACGAGGCGATCTTGGCGCCCTCGACATACACGCCGGGCGCATCCGGTTTGGCGACGGCGTTGACGCCATAAGTCGCCAGCACCTCGATGATGCTCTGCTCGATGCGGCTCACCAGTTCACGCACTCCGATACCCAGGCGGCGCACATCCAGCAGCAAGTAGCAGACCAGCTGTCCAGGCCCGTGATAAGTCACCTGGCCGCCTCGGTCAGCCTGCACCACAGGGATATCGCCCGGCAACAGCAGATGTTCAGCCTTGCCGGCCTGGCCCTGGGTGAACACCGGCTGGTGCTGCAGTAGCCAGATCTCGTCGTCGGTACCCGGCCCGCGAGTGTTGGTGAAGCGCTGCATGGCCTGCCAGGCAGGCTCGTATTCAATCAGACCGAGGTCGCGCACACCCAGCACGGAGCTGCTCATCTAGAAGCCCCGTCGGCAGGATGCAAATGATGCACTCGGGTCTGCAAAAAGACGGCGCCCATCAGAGCACCATTTGTACGCGCCCGGTTGCCCGCAGATCGACGTGAATCGCCTGCAGCTGCTCGACGCCAGTCGCGGTGATCAACACCTGGACGGAGAGGAAGCGGCCGTTACGGCTATCGCGCGTTACCAGCGTGGTTTCATCGAAGTCAGGAGCGTGGCGGCGTATCACCTCGACCACGGTCTCGCTGAAGCCCTCCCCGGCCTCACCGATCACCTTGATCGGGTATCGCTCGCAGGGGAATTCGATCTTGGGTGCCTGTGTATCGCTTGTCTGTTCGTTCATGTGTGACGGACTCGTGATCCGCAGGCGCGTCCCGGCAGGGTGGCCAGGGCGCGCGCAAGGGTTGTCAGTTGAAGAGGTTGAAGAAGAACAGCCGAATGCTATCCCAAAAGCGGCGGAACAGCCCACCTTCTTCAACCGTTTGCAGAGCGATCAGGTCGCTGCTGTGCAGTACCTCGTCGTTGAGCCTGACCTCGACCTTACCAATCACATCACCCTGCTGGATAGGTGCAATCAGCTCCGGGTTGAAGGTCATGCCGGCTTGCAGCTTTTCCAGCTGACCGCGCGGCAGGGTCAGGGTCAGATCCTTCGCCAGACCAGCACTGACTTTGTCCTCCTGGCCTTTCCAGACGCGAGAGGTAGCCAGCTCGGTACCCTGCTGATAGAAGGTGCGCGTTTCGAAGAAACGGAAACCGTAGGTCAGCAGCTTCTGCGTCTCGGCTGCGCGCGACTGTTCGCTGTTGGTGCCGAAGACCACGCTGATCAGACGCATGCCATCACGCACCGCCGAAGCAACCAGGCAGTAGCCCGCCTCTTCCGTGTGGCCGGTCTTCAAGCCGTCGACCGTCTTGTCGCGCCACAGCAGCAGATTGCGGTTGGGCTGCTTGATGTTGTTCCAGAGAAATTCCTTCTGCGCGTAGATGCCGTAGTGCTCCGGGTCTTCGTAGATGATCGCCCGTGCAAGCTTGGCCATGTCGGCCGCCGAAGAGTAATGATCAGGATGCGGCAGGCCGGTGGAGTTGACGAAGTGGGTATTGGTCATGCCCAACCGCTGCGCAGCGGCATTCATCAAGTCAGCGAAGGCCTCCTCGCTGCCGGCAATGTATTCAGCCATGGCCACACTGGCGTCGTTACCGGACTGGATGATGATGCCGTGCAGCAGGTCATCCACCGAAACCTGGGTATTGACCTGGATGAACATCCGCGAGCCGCCGGTACGCCAGGCCTTCTCGCTGACGGTGACCATGTCGCTTTCCGCGATATTGCCCTTCTGGATTTCCAGAGTGGCGATATAGGCGGTCATCAGTTTGGTCAGGCTGGCTGGCGGCAGACGTTCGTCGCCGGCATTTTCCACCAACACCTTGCCGCTTGCTGCATCCATCAGCACATAGGATTTAGCCGCCAACTGCGGAGCGGAAGGCGTGATCGACTGCTGCGCCAGGGCAACCGGCGCTACCGTCAGCAGAACCAGAAGAAACAGGCGGTGCACAAAGGTGGTGATAGTCATTGGTCTCTCGAAAGTGGGTAGGGGCAAAACAGTATCTTTCTCTGGAGCTAGCTGTAGGTGCATCAGTCTCCCTGCACCCTTCGCGGCTGGCCGAGATTGGCCAGACGCAGGCTTTGCTCGATTTGCTCGGCCTCGGCCGCCGAGGCAATGGGTCCGAGGCGAACCCGGTGCAACACCTGCTCGCGGTGGACCACCGAACTCACGAATACCGGTGCGCCGGTCATGCCGCTGAGCTTGTCGCGCAGCAACTGGGCAGCGTCCGGATTGGCGAATGCGCCGACCTGCAGGAACAGACCGGAGGCGCCAGCGCCACTGCTGTTGCCGACTTCAACCGGTAGCGTAGCACCGGCATGCTGGGTCGGCGGCGGCGTATAGGTCTCGACCGGCTGCGCAAGCGCACTGCTGGTCGGCTTGCCAGCAGCCATCTGCGGCTGCGCCAGGACCATCGGCGGCTGCTGGCCACGGTCGGCCCACCACTGCACGGGGTCGATACCCTCGACCTTGACCCGGGCCGTTCCCGACTCGGCGAAACCCAGCTTCTTCGCGGCAGCAAAGGAGAGGTCGATGATGCGATCCGAGTAGAAGGGGCCACGGTCATTGACCCGCAGCACCACGGTCTTGCCGTTGTCGATATTGGTCACTCGAACGTAACTTGGCAGCGGCAGCGTCTTGTGCGCCGCGCTCATGCCATACAGATCGTATTTTTCACCATTGGCGGTCGGCTGACCGTGAAACTTGGTGCCATACCAGGACGCGGTGCCGGTTTCCCGATAACTGCGCCCATCGGCCATCGGATAATAGGTCTTGCCCAGGACCTTGTAGGGGCTGGCCTTGAACGGACCGAAATGAGGCGTCGGCACCGCATCGGGAATTGCCGAAACATCCACGTCCCACCAAGGCGCACCGTCCTGGCTAGGCCGCGAGTAGTTATCCGGGCCGCTGATGCCCCCGCTCTTCGCCACTGCGGGCGGCGTGGACGGTGGTTTGGAGGAGCAGCCTACCGCCAGCACAATGGCGGCGGTCAACCCCAGCAATCGTAGTGGCAGGCGAGTCATTGCGCCCCCTTGGCTTCAACGAGCATCTCAGCCAGCTGATGCACCGCCATGGCATACATGACGCTGCGATTGTAGCGTGTGATGACATAGAAGTTTGGCAGACCGATCCAGTATTCGTCGCCTTCGGCCCCTTCCAGGCGGAAAGCAGTCACCGCCGTATCGTCGGCGATGGCATCTTCACTGTGCCAGCCCAGCTCACGCAGCTCGGCAGCATTGAGAACAGGCTCAAGCCCCTGGGTAAGCCCGTCGGCATAGCGCTCGCCTTTTACCGTGGCGCGTGCGACGACCGGCTCGCCGGCTCTCCAGCCGTGCTGTTTGAAATAGCTTGCGGCACTGCCGATGGCGTCTACCGGGTTCTTCCAGATATCGATGTGCCCGTCGTCGTCGAAGTCCACTGCATAGGCGCGAAAGCTGCCCGGCATAAACTGCGGGAGCCCCATCGCACCGGCGTAGGAGCCGGTCAACGTCAGTGGATCGACCTGCTCTTCACGGGTCAGCAGCAGAAACTCCTTGAGCTGCTGGCGGAAAAACGGCTGGCGCGGCGGGTAATCGAATCCCAGCGTGGCCAGCGCGTCGATAACCCGGTGGCCGCCGGTGTTGCGGCCATAGAAGGTTTCCACGCCGATGATCGACACGATGATTTCGGCAGGCACGCCAAATTCGCTTTCGGCACGCGCCAGCGCTGCTTCGTTTTCACGCCAGAAATCGACGCCCTGGGCTACGCGCGCATCGGTCAGAAAAATCGGCCGGTATTCCTTCCACGGTTTGACCCGCTCGGCTGGTCGCGAAATGGCATCGAGAATGCCCTGCTTGCGCTCCGCCTGGGCCAGCAGCTCTTCCAGCTGCTCGCTGGCGAAGCCGTAGTCCTGGGTCATTTCGCGCACGAACTCGGCGATTTTCTCGCCCTCGTAATCGGCGGCACTGGCCAGCGGCATGCCGGCCAGCAGCAGACTCAAGCTTCCAGCGCCACAGAGCGCGGCCAGTCGACCTTTAACAGATGATTTCAAGACCTTTACCTAAGCCTGTGCGATCCACTTACGATGGGTGTGGACCGACATCAAAACCCCGAACCCCGCCAGCAGGGTTACCAATGACGTTCCGCCATAACTGATGAAGGGCAGCGGCACCCCTACGACCGGCAGCAGCCCGCTGACCATACCGATATTGATGAACACATAAACGGAAAACGTCATGGTCAGCGCACCGGCAAGCAGCTTGCCGAACAGCGTCTGCGCCTGAACCGTAATGATCAGGCCACGTGCAATCAACAGGAGATACACCAGCAGTAACAAACAGACGCCGACCAGGCCGAACTCTTCGGCCAGAACGGCAATGATAAAGTCCGTATGGCTTTCGGGCAAAAAATCCAGATGTGACTGAGTACCCATCAGCCAGCCCTTGCCAAAGACCCCACCCGAGCCGATCGCGGCCTTGGACTGGATGATGTTCCAGCCGGTTCCCAGCGGGTCGCTCTCCGGGTCAAGAAAGGTCAGAACGCGTTGTTTCTGATAGTTGTGCAGCACGAAATACCACATGCCCACAGCAACCGGGACTAACGCTGCTATCGCGCCGAACACCCAGCGCCAGCGCAGACCAGCCAGGAACAGCACAAAGGCACCGGACACCACCACCTGCAGCGCCGTGCCCAGGTCGGGTTGCTTGAGGATCAGCACAAAGGGCACGAGGATCAGGCACAGGCTCACCGCCGTATGCTTGATGCCCGGCGGCAGTGCGCGGGTGGACAGGTACCAGGCAATGGTCATCGGTGTGATGATCTTGACGATCTCCGATGGCTGGAAGCGAATCACCCCCGGGATATTGATCCAGCGAGTCGCGCCCATTGCCGTGTAACCGAAAAATTCCACTACGAGCAGCAGCGTCATTGCTACCAGGTAACCCAGAGGCACCCAGCGTGCCATGAAACGCGGCTCGAACTGGGCGACCACCACCATAGCCGTCAGGCCGATTCCATAAGAGGTGGCTTGCTTGAGCAGCAGGTCGAGGTTCTTGCCACCAGCCGAATACAGGATGAACAGACTGCCTGTGGCCAGCAGCAACAACAGCAACAGCAGAACGCCATCGATATGCATCCGTTGCAGCAGTGTCGCCCGGCGGCGCATTACATCAGTGTTCGAAATCGTCCGATCGAAAGTCCCGCTCATGGATTGCTCGCCTCGGCGCTAAGTTGAGGCGCGTACTCGGCCTTCAACTGCCCGTGCTCATCGAGCAGCCAGGCGTCCATGACCATTTTGGCCATAGGGGCAGCGACGCCGGAGCCGGACTCACCGTTCTCCACCATCACCGCCACCGCGATCTGCGGATTGTCGACAGGCGCGAAGGCCACGAACAGGGCATGGTCACGATGCCGCTCGTTGAGCGCGTCGCTGTCATAGCGCTCGCCCTGCTTGATCGCCACCACCTGCGCCGTGCCGCTCTTGCCGGCAATGCGATACAGCGACGACTCGCCGACCTTTCTCGCCGTGCCGCGCGAGCCGTGCATCACCTGCTCCATGCCGTTGATGGCCGCGTCCCAGTAACGGGGATTGCGCAGTTCGATATCTGGCAACGGCTGCGGATCGACCGGCAGCTCGCCCTCAAAATGACGCGCCAGGTGCGGCCGAATCCACTTGCCCTTGGTGGCCATCAGCGCCGTCGCCTGGGCGAGCTGCAGAGGCGTGGTCTGCATGTAGCCCTGGCCGATGCCGAGGATCACCGTTTCGCCCGGATACCAGGCCTGGCGATAGCGTGCGCGCTTCCAGTCACGCGACGGCATCAGGCCGGCGGTTTCCTCGAACATGTCCAGCGACACCCGCTGACCGATGCCGAAGCGGGTCATGTAGTCATGCATCCGGTCGATGCCCATCTTGTGGGCCATGTCGTAAAAGTAGGTGTCATTGGAACGGGCAATGGCCAGCTCCAGATCCACCCAGCCATCGCCACCGCGGTTCCAGTTGCGATACTTGTGCTTGACGTTGGGCAATTGAAAGAAGCCAGGGTCGAACACCTTGCTCGTCTCGGTGATTACCCCGGTATCCAGGCCAGCTACCGCCATCATTGGCTTGATGGTCGAGCCCGGCGGGTACAAGCCGCGCAGCACACGGTTGAACAGCGGGCGATCGATGGAATCGCGCAATTCCCCATAGGCCTTGAAGCTGATGCCGGTGACGAACAGGTTGGGGTTGAAGCTGGGCTGGCTGACCATCGCCAGCACCTCACCGGTAGCCGGCTGCAGGGCCACGACCGCGCCGCGACGCCCGCCGAGCGCGGCCTCGGCAGCTTCCTGCAGATCAAGGTCGAGGGTCAGTGTCAGGTCCTTGCCGGGAATCGGATCGGTGCGTTTGAGCACCCGCAGCACCCGACCACGGGCGTTGGTCTCGACCTCCTCGTAGCCGACCCGACCGTGCAGTACGTCCTCGTAGAACTTCTCCACTCCAGTCTTGCCGATGTGGTGCGTGCCACTGTAATTGACCGAGTCGAGCTGCTTGAGCTCCTGTTCGTTGATGCGTCCGACATAGCCGACCGAATGGGCGAAATGCTCACCCTGCGGATAGTGGCGTACCAGTTGCGCCGCCACTTCGATGCCGGGCAGTCGGAACTGATCGACCGCAATCCGGGCGATCTGCTCCTCGGACAGCTCATACATGATGGGTACCGGCTCGAAGGGTCGCCGCCCCTGCAGCACGCGTTTTTCGAACAGCTCGCGGTCTTCAGGGGTCAGCTGCAGCACCTCGACCACGGTATCCAGAGTCTGACGCCAATCGCCGGCACGCTCGCGGGTCACGGTCAGGCTGAAGCTCGGCCGGTTGTCCGCGATGATGCGGCCATCGCGGTCAAAGATCAGCCCGCGGTTGGGAGGGATCGGCTGCACATGAACGCGGTTGTTCTCCGACAGCGTCGAATGGTGCTCATACTGCACCACCTGCAGGTAGTACATCCGCGCAATAAGCACCCCGACCATCGCCAGCACAATCGCAACACCCACGAAGACCCGCCGACGCACCAGCTGGGCATCCTTTTCATGGTCTTTCAGGGTTATTGGCTGGGACATCCGGGGCTTTTACTGACTTCACTTGTGATAAGGGTGCCCTGACAGCAATGTCCAGGCACGATAAATCTGCTCACCGACGAGAATACGCACCAGTGGATGCGGCAGGGTCAGGGGTGACAATGACCAACGCTGCTCGCTGCGCGCGCATACCTCTGGCGCCAACCCTTCCGGGCCGCCCACCATCAGGTTGACGTTGCGTGCGTCGAGCCGCCAGCGCTCCAGCTCGGCGGCCAGTTGTTCGGTACTCCAGGGCCGCCCCGTCACTTCGAGGGTGACGATACGTTCACCTGGCTGAACCCTGGCCAGCATGGCCTCGCCTTCCTGGCGAATCAACCGTGCCACGTCGGCATTCTTGCCACGGGTGTTGAGTGGTATTTCATGCAGTTCCAACGGCAGCTCGGACGGCAGGCGGCGGGCATATTCGTGCCAGCCGTCCTCGACCCAGCGTGGCATCTTCGAACCCACCGCGATCAGCTTGATCCGCACGGTTCGATTATTCCTGTTCGCCCGCGTGCTGTGCGCGGCTCTGCTCCGCACCCTGCCAGAGGCGTTCAAGGTCATAGAACTGGCGCGTCGGCACCTGCATCACATGCACCACCACATCGCCCAGATCGAGCAGCGCCCACTCGCCGCCTTCCAGGCCTTCGCTGCCCAGCGGGCGCACGCCCTGCTCCTTGACCTTCTCCAGCACGTTGTCGGCCAGCGCCTTCACATGGCGACTGGAAGTACCGCTGGCGATCACCATGAAATCGGTGACGCTGGTCTTGCCGCGCACATCGATGGTGGTGATATCGGTGCCTTTCAGATCTTCCAGGGCGTTTACCACCAGCTGGACCAAAGCTTCATTCTGCATAAGTTGCAACAACCTCAGTTCGACGCCCGGTAAAGTCCGTGCGCGTTGATATAAGCCAGTACGGCATCGGGCACCAGAAAACGCACCGAACGACCACTGGCCAGAAATTGACGGATTCGCGTGGCCGACACCCCGAGAGGTGCCTGCCAGACGAAGGCGATCTGCCCGCCGCTGCCGGTCAAGGCCAGCGGATCGTTGACGCTGCGTGCCGCCTGCAGATCGCGCAGCTCCTCGGGCGCCTCGCTATCGGCGTCCGGACGCTGCATCACCAGAATATGGCAGTGATCGAGCAGCTCGCTCCAGCGATACCAGCTGGGCAGACCGCAGAAGGCATCCCAGCCGACGATCAGAAACAACTGGTCGTCCGCATCCAGCTCGGCACGTACGGACTCCAGTGTGTCGATGGTGTAGGACGGTTTGTCACGCTCCAGCTCGCGCGCATCGACTACCAGCAACGGCAAGCCTTCCACCGCCAGGCGCACCATGGCCAGGCGATCCTGCGCCGAGCAGCTGGGCGTCTCGCGATGCGGCGGGCGGAAGTTGGGCAGCAGGCGAACCTCATCCAGCCCAAGGTATTCGGCCACCTCCAGCGCACCTCGCAAATGGCCGATATGCACGGGGTCGAAGGTGCCCCCGAGCAGACCGATGCGCCGTGGTGTACGAGTCGAATCCATCAAGTACGCACGTGACCGTCGCCGAAGACCAGGTACTTCTCGCTGGTCAGGCCTTCCAGCCCAACCGGGCCGCGCGCGTGCAGTTTGTCGGTGGAAATGCCGATCTCGGCACCCAGGCCGTACTCGAAGCCATCGGCGAAGCGGGTAGAAGCATTGATCATCACCGACGCCGAGTCCACTTCAGTGATGAAGCGGCGGGCGTCGCTGAAGTTCTCGCTGACGATGGCATCGGTATGCTGCGAACCGTAACGGTTAATGTGTTCGATGGCCTCATCCAGCGAGTCGACCACGCGGATCGAGAGGATCGGCGCGTTGTATTCGGTGCCCCAGTCTTCTTCTGTGGCAACCAGCACCTCTGCACCCAGCAGCTCGCGGGTGCGCGGACAGCCGCGCAGCTCCACACCCTTGTCACGGTAGATGGCAGCCAGCGGCGGCAGCACGCGTGGCGCGATGTCAGCGTGTACCAGCAGCGTCTCCATGGCATTGCAGGGCGCGTAGCGCTGGGTCTTGGCGTTGTCGGCGACACGGATGGCCTTGTCCAGATCGGCGGCCACGTCGATGTAGACATGGCAGATGCCATCCAGGTGCTTGATCACCGGCACGGTGGCATCGCGGCTGATGCGCTCGATCAGGCCCTTGCCGCCGCGCGGGACGATGACATCGACAAATTCGGGCATGCTGATCAGCGCCCCTACGGCGGCACGATCAGTGGTTTCGACTACCTGCACGGCAGCGGCTGGCAGTTCGGCCTCGGCCAGGCCCAGCTGGATGCAGCGGGCAATCGCCTGGTTCGAGTGGATCGCCTCGGAGCCGCCGCGCAGGATGGTGGCGTTGCCCGACTTCAGGCAAAGGCTGGCGGCGTCGATGGTCACGTTGGGACGCGATTCGTAGATGATCCCAACCACGCCCAGCGGTACCCGCATGCGGCCGACCTGGATGCCGGAAGGCAGATAGCGCATGTCGCGGATCTCGCCGATCGGGTCCGGCAGGGTCGCGACCTGGCGCAAGCCTTCGATCATATCGTCGATACGCGCCGGGGTCAGTGCTAGGCGGTCGAGCATGGCCTCATCGAGGCCGTTGACACGGCCGGCATCGAGATCCAGCTGGTTGGCGGCAAGCAGTTCGTCGCGTGCTGCATCCAGCGCAGCAGCCGCCGCATGCAGCGCGCGGTTCTTCTGCGCGGTAGAGGCACGCGCAAGCACGCGTGACGCCTCACGCGCGGCGCGGCCGAGGCGGGTCATGTAGTCCTGTACGGGCTCGGTCATGGTCTGGCTGGCCTGAAGTGAAGAGAAAGCGACAGATTATAGCCTTCCCGCGCAGCCTACGCACAGCGAAGCGCTCGAACGGCGCGGTCTCCCGTCCGCGAGACAACTAGCGTTATCATCCCGCGCCCTCGAAACCACTGCAGGTTCGCACGGGTCGAAAGCCTCCCGATCCAAGGAAAACCCTCATGCCCGAATGGCTTGCCCCGCTGGCCCGTTGGCTGGCCGATTATCCACAGTGGCTGGGCCTGATCCTGTTCGTGGCAGCCTGCCTGGAATGCCTGGCGGTGGTTGGCCTGCTGATTCCCGGCACCGTGGTTCTATTTGCCCTGGCCGCGCTGGCCGGCAGCGGCATCCTGACGCTGGGTGAAACGCTGCTGCTGGGCTTTGTCGGCGGACTGCTGGGAGATCTGCTGTCTTACGCACTGGGCCGCCGCTATCACCAGAACATTCGCCGGCTGCGCGGCTTGCGCAACCATCCCGAGTGGCTCGCCGGGGCAGAGCTGTATGTAGCTCGCTACGGTGTCGCTAGCCTGCTGGTGGGCCGCTTTATCGGGCCCCTGCGGCCCATGCTGCCGCTCACCGCGGGCATGCTGGATATGCCGTTCGGTCGTTTCCTGCTGGTCAGCCTGGTGGCAACCGCAGGCTGGTCGATGGCCTATCTGCTTCCGGGCTGGACCGCTGGCGCTGCCGTTCGCCTGCCGTTGCCGGACGGCTTCTGGGGCGAAGCGGGGATCGTTCTCGCTGCGCTATTGCTACTGGCTGTGGGCGTAACCCACTACAGCCTGCGCCAGCAGCGCTGGGTCAGCCCGGCGGCAGCCCTAATGGGCGCGCTGATCCTGCTGGGGCTGATATTCGGCTGGCCAAATCTGGTTGAGTTCGATGAAGGTCTGATGACGGTAGTCCAGGGTGAGCGCAGCCCGCCCTTCGACCGCTTTATGGTGATCGTCACCCGTACAGGGGACTACCACACCCAACTCTGGGCTGCGGTGCTGCTGTGCCTGCTGCTGATGGCCGTCAGGCAATGGCGCGCGGCGGCATTTGCCATTCTCACCCTGCTGGGCACCGCCGTGGCCAATGGCGCGCTGAAGGCCGCATTCGCCCGACTGCGCCCGGACATACTGGCGCAACCG is from Pseudomonas saudiphocaensis and encodes:
- the nadD gene encoding nicotinate-nucleotide adenylyltransferase — translated: MDSTRTPRRIGLLGGTFDPVHIGHLRGALEVAEYLGLDEVRLLPNFRPPHRETPSCSAQDRLAMVRLAVEGLPLLVVDARELERDKPSYTIDTLESVRAELDADDQLFLIVGWDAFCGLPSWYRWSELLDHCHILVMQRPDADSEAPEELRDLQAARSVNDPLALTGSGGQIAFVWQAPLGVSATRIRQFLASGRSVRFLVPDAVLAYINAHGLYRASN
- the mrdA gene encoding penicillin-binding protein 2; this translates as MSQPITLKDHEKDAQLVRRRVFVGVAIVLAMVGVLIARMYYLQVVQYEHHSTLSENNRVHVQPIPPNRGLIFDRDGRIIADNRPSFSLTVTRERAGDWRQTLDTVVEVLQLTPEDRELFEKRVLQGRRPFEPVPIMYELSEEQIARIAVDQFRLPGIEVAAQLVRHYPQGEHFAHSVGYVGRINEQELKQLDSVNYSGTHHIGKTGVEKFYEDVLHGRVGYEEVETNARGRVLRVLKRTDPIPGKDLTLTLDLDLQEAAEAALGGRRGAVVALQPATGEVLAMVSQPSFNPNLFVTGISFKAYGELRDSIDRPLFNRVLRGLYPPGSTIKPMMAVAGLDTGVITETSKVFDPGFFQLPNVKHKYRNWNRGGDGWVDLELAIARSNDTYFYDMAHKMGIDRMHDYMTRFGIGQRVSLDMFEETAGLMPSRDWKRARYRQAWYPGETVILGIGQGYMQTTPLQLAQATALMATKGKWIRPHLARHFEGELPVDPQPLPDIELRNPRYWDAAINGMEQVMHGSRGTARKVGESSLYRIAGKSGTAQVVAIKQGERYDSDALNERHRDHALFVAFAPVDNPQIAVAVMVENGESGSGVAAPMAKMVMDAWLLDEHGQLKAEYAPQLSAEASNP
- a CDS encoding glutamate-5-semialdehyde dehydrogenase, yielding MTEPVQDYMTRLGRAAREASRVLARASTAQKNRALHAAAAALDAARDELLAANQLDLDAGRVNGLDEAMLDRLALTPARIDDMIEGLRQVATLPDPIGEIRDMRYLPSGIQVGRMRVPLGVVGIIYESRPNVTIDAASLCLKSGNATILRGGSEAIHSNQAIARCIQLGLAEAELPAAAVQVVETTDRAAVGALISMPEFVDVIVPRGGKGLIERISRDATVPVIKHLDGICHVYIDVAADLDKAIRVADNAKTQRYAPCNAMETLLVHADIAPRVLPPLAAIYRDKGVELRGCPRTRELLGAEVLVATEEDWGTEYNAPILSIRVVDSLDEAIEHINRYGSQHTDAIVSENFSDARRFITEVDSASVMINASTRFADGFEYGLGAEIGISTDKLHARGPVGLEGLTSEKYLVFGDGHVRT
- the rlmH gene encoding 23S rRNA (pseudouridine(1915)-N(3))-methyltransferase RlmH, with the translated sequence MRIKLIAVGSKMPRWVEDGWHEYARRLPSELPLELHEIPLNTRGKNADVARLIRQEGEAMLARVQPGERIVTLEVTGRPWSTEQLAAELERWRLDARNVNLMVGGPEGLAPEVCARSEQRWSLSPLTLPHPLVRILVGEQIYRAWTLLSGHPYHK
- the rsfS gene encoding ribosome silencing factor — its product is MQNEALVQLVVNALEDLKGTDITTIDVRGKTSVTDFMVIASGTSSRHVKALADNVLEKVKEQGVRPLGSEGLEGGEWALLDLGDVVVHVMQVPTRQFYDLERLWQGAEQSRAQHAGEQE
- a CDS encoding bifunctional DedA family/phosphatase PAP2 family protein; amino-acid sequence: MPEWLAPLARWLADYPQWLGLILFVAACLECLAVVGLLIPGTVVLFALAALAGSGILTLGETLLLGFVGGLLGDLLSYALGRRYHQNIRRLRGLRNHPEWLAGAELYVARYGVASLLVGRFIGPLRPMLPLTAGMLDMPFGRFLLVSLVATAGWSMAYLLPGWTAGAAVRLPLPDGFWGEAGIVLAALLLLAVGVTHYSLRQQRWVSPAAALMGALILLGLIFGWPNLVEFDEGLMTVVQGERSPPFDRFMVIVTRTGDYHTQLWAAVLLCLLLMAVRQWRAAAFAILTLLGTAVANGALKAAFARLRPDILAQPLETFSFPSGHSSAAFALFLTLGVLAGREQPPRLRLTWVLLATLPATAIALSRVYLGVHWPTDVIAGALLAATICAASLSIAQWRTPLYALSPKIWWLILPATLGLIGLLTLWGLPEGMRLYRY